The Methanolacinia petrolearia DSM 11571 genome has a segment encoding these proteins:
- a CDS encoding PAS domain-containing sensor histidine kinase yields the protein MREDYFRKILDSLPVGIAIHTAGPETSFEYFNDHFLKFYRITREALTVPEAFWENAFEDPVFREQIKARILEDYMSGDPERMSWDSIPISRSDGETTYINAKSIPVPGNDRVISLVWDVTRFIKTSEQLRKNKIKMGDAMDLAKLANWEYDVESDNFSFDDRFYALYGTTKEREGDTMTAEQYAERFIPTEERFVVPEEAGKAIESTDRNYVAQVEHRIIRRDGEIRYINVSIRAIKDENGRTVKLWGVNQDITERKMAEEALSVINNKLNMLSSITRHDILNTIMAVRGYIELSEDFIENPEMRKYIEKEKEAVNAIQHQIEFTRQYQDIGVNEPGWQDTGNMADFVAKTLDLDGIKFKNALHGLEIFCDPLTEKVFYNLIENSLRHGENVNTIGFSYSEKGGSLVIYYRDNGVGITDGDRDKLFRKGFGKHTGLGLFLSREILSITGISITENGKEGGGVNFEIVVPKGGYRFASVA from the coding sequence ATGAGGGAAGATTATTTCAGGAAAATACTTGACAGCCTCCCGGTAGGCATCGCTATTCATACCGCCGGCCCGGAGACATCCTTTGAATACTTCAATGATCATTTCCTGAAATTCTACAGGATAACAAGGGAAGCGCTCACAGTGCCCGAAGCGTTCTGGGAGAATGCATTTGAAGATCCGGTTTTCAGGGAACAAATTAAAGCACGGATTCTTGAAGACTACATGAGCGGTGATCCGGAGAGGATGTCCTGGGACTCTATCCCCATATCACGCAGTGACGGCGAAACCACTTATATCAATGCCAAAAGCATCCCGGTTCCGGGGAATGACCGTGTGATCTCCCTGGTATGGGATGTAACAAGGTTCATAAAAACCAGCGAGCAGCTAAGAAAGAACAAGATAAAAATGGGCGATGCCATGGATCTTGCGAAGCTCGCCAACTGGGAGTACGATGTTGAATCGGACAACTTCAGTTTCGACGACAGGTTCTATGCACTCTACGGCACCACAAAAGAGAGAGAGGGGGACACCATGACCGCCGAACAGTACGCGGAGAGGTTCATCCCGACGGAAGAGCGTTTCGTCGTGCCGGAAGAGGCGGGGAAAGCCATTGAGAGCACTGATCGCAACTATGTCGCACAGGTGGAGCACAGGATTATCCGCAGAGACGGGGAGATCAGGTATATCAATGTCTCTATAAGGGCGATTAAAGATGAAAACGGCAGGACCGTAAAGCTATGGGGTGTAAACCAGGACATCACCGAACGTAAAATGGCCGAAGAGGCCCTGTCGGTTATAAACAACAAGCTCAATATGCTCTCGTCCATTACGAGACACGACATCCTGAATACGATCATGGCAGTCCGGGGATATATCGAACTCTCGGAGGATTTTATCGAAAACCCGGAGATGCGGAAATATATTGAGAAGGAAAAAGAGGCGGTAAATGCAATCCAGCACCAGATCGAATTCACCCGGCAGTACCAGGATATAGGAGTAAATGAACCGGGATGGCAGGATACAGGGAATATGGCAGATTTCGTTGCCAAAACACTTGATCTTGACGGTATTAAATTTAAAAATGCCCTACACGGACTTGAAATATTCTGTGATCCCCTTACCGAAAAGGTATTTTATAATCTGATAGAGAACTCCCTCCGTCATGGTGAGAATGTAAACACCATTGGTTTCTCCTACTCGGAAAAAGGTGGCAGTCTTGTTATTTATTACCGCGACAATGGTGTCGGCATCACAGACGGAGACAGGGACAAACTCTTCAGGAAGGGTTTCGGCAAACACACGGGCCTCGGGCTGTTCCTGTCGCGTGAAATCCTCTCGATTACCGGTATCTCGATAACAGAGAACGGAAAGGAAGGGGGAGGAGTGAACTTTGAAATTGTCGTTCCCAAAGGCGGGTACAGGTTTGCCTCCGTTGCCTGA
- a CDS encoding PAS domain S-box protein, with translation MYSVLYVDDEPLLLGITKVYLEKDGDLSVDTVESPEEAISILKDRPYDIVVSDYQMPGMDGIEFLKELRRSGNDIPFIIFTGKGREEVVIEAFESGADSYLQKGGDPKAQFAELVHKIKKSVNGHNAETALAESEMKFRGIVENSPDLIIRRDSEGVAVYVSPSSEKLLGYKPEELIGLHYSEILGPEETERVERHNSILYSGGKPGPIQLKIRKKDGSYADLESSAVFLNGRDASDGVQTISRDISSRREAENSIREKDELYVNLAENVPGMIYVIDEGGRLLYLNNSAASGLGKKKEEVLGKTLFEIFPEEQAEGHMKGVLGVLRSGEPFYREMIESLPTGDFWFSVSLLPLKDHDGISTGVLGVSYDITSRKTTEEALKRSEIQYAETLDAVTDAVFVVDRDLKFLLVNKAFRRLSGELGFEIPDDISGPGMRDLLRFLPPAVFDEYGKFFPDGKTVSGEEEIVLPGGTVVVASTKIPVFSDGDVIRVVTVIHDITRKKEWGRGLKTGA, from the coding sequence ATGTACTCCGTCCTCTATGTTGATGATGAGCCCCTCCTTCTCGGGATCACCAAGGTTTATCTTGAAAAGGACGGGGATTTATCTGTCGATACCGTTGAGTCGCCTGAAGAGGCAATTTCAATTTTAAAAGACAGGCCGTACGATATAGTCGTATCCGATTACCAGATGCCCGGGATGGACGGAATCGAATTTTTAAAAGAACTTCGCCGGTCGGGAAACGACATACCTTTCATAATATTTACCGGAAAGGGCAGGGAGGAGGTCGTAATAGAGGCATTTGAGTCAGGTGCCGATTCCTATCTGCAGAAGGGAGGAGATCCGAAGGCCCAGTTTGCGGAACTGGTTCATAAGATCAAAAAGTCTGTCAACGGCCATAATGCAGAGACGGCTTTGGCGGAGAGCGAAATGAAATTCAGGGGTATTGTTGAAAATTCACCGGATTTAATAATCCGAAGAGATTCGGAAGGGGTGGCTGTCTATGTCTCGCCGTCTTCAGAAAAGCTACTCGGGTATAAACCCGAAGAACTTATCGGACTTCACTATTCGGAGATATTGGGGCCGGAAGAGACGGAAAGGGTTGAAAGGCACAATTCCATACTATACTCCGGAGGAAAACCGGGTCCGATCCAGCTTAAGATACGTAAAAAAGACGGCTCATATGCAGATCTCGAAAGCTCGGCCGTCTTTCTGAACGGCAGGGATGCTTCAGACGGGGTACAGACAATTTCCAGGGATATTTCATCCCGCAGAGAGGCTGAAAACAGTATCCGGGAAAAGGACGAACTATACGTGAATCTTGCCGAAAATGTTCCGGGGATGATCTATGTTATCGATGAAGGAGGACGGCTTTTATACCTGAATAATTCGGCAGCGTCCGGGCTCGGGAAGAAAAAGGAAGAGGTTTTGGGGAAAACTCTTTTCGAAATATTTCCCGAAGAGCAGGCTGAAGGCCATATGAAGGGGGTGCTTGGAGTGTTACGATCGGGAGAACCATTTTACCGCGAGATGATTGAGAGCCTCCCTACAGGAGACTTTTGGTTCAGTGTCAGTTTACTGCCTCTTAAAGATCACGACGGAATATCCACAGGTGTTCTTGGTGTATCATATGATATTACAAGCCGCAAGACGACCGAAGAGGCCCTGAAAAGATCGGAGATCCAGTATGCAGAGACTCTTGACGCAGTGACGGACGCGGTATTCGTGGTTGACAGAGATCTCAAATTCCTGTTGGTAAATAAGGCTTTTCGGAGATTGTCAGGAGAACTTGGTTTTGAAATTCCGGATGATATATCCGGCCCCGGGATGAGGGATCTCCTTCGTTTTCTTCCGCCTGCCGTATTTGACGAGTACGGGAAATTTTTCCCGGATGGAAAAACGGTTTCAGGAGAAGAAGAGATCGTCCTTCCCGGTGGAACGGTCGTTGTCGCCTCAACGAAAATTCCTGTCTTCAGCGACGGAGATGTTATAAGAGTCGTTACCGTCATCCATGATATTACCCGGAAAAAGGAGTGGGGGCGGGGTTTAAAAACAGGAGCCTGA